A single window of Gossypium arboreum isolate Shixiya-1 chromosome 13, ASM2569848v2, whole genome shotgun sequence DNA harbors:
- the LOC108463711 gene encoding bZIP transcription factor 29 yields the protein MGDGEEGNTDVMQRIQSSFGTSSSSIPKQPLSMNHLEIPQLNPNQIRGAARHFSHFGQNFNGGVAAGTGDGATNKRVGIPPSHPNQIPPISPYSQIPMSRPSNQQMGSQSFNSGPTHSRSLSQPSSFFSLDSLPPLSPSPFRDSSSMAVSDQVSTDVSMDERDAAASHSLLPPSPFSKANSPRLGESLPPRKSHRRSSSDIPFGFNTIMQSSPPLIPLRGSSKPAQLVKKETSDGNGEGMGERKSEGEVVDDLFSAYMNLDNMDALNPCDGKNNNGNENHEDLDSRASGTKTNGVDSSDNEAESSVNESGNSSRGGMNSTEKREGNKRAAGADIAPSGRHYRSVSMDSFIGKLNFGDESPKLPPSPGNRLGQLSPRNSIDGNSAAFSLEFGNGEFTEAELKKIMANEKLAEIAMTDPKRAKRILANRQSAARSKERKMRYISELEHKVQTLQTEATTLSAQLTLLQRDSVGLTNQNNELKFRLQAMEQQAQLRDALNEALTAEVQRLKLATQQLGGDSDPSKGMVSEPLSVNQQMFQLNISHQMQKQSPPQPQQQNGNTTAKTELNQ from the exons atgGGTGATGGTGAAGAAGGTAACACTGATGTGATGCAAAGGATTCAATCTTCATTTGGAACATCATCATCTTCAATCCCTAAGCAACCTTTATCGATGAATCATCTTGAGATACCTCAGTTGAATCCTAATCAAATCAGAGGAGCTGCTAGACATTTCTCTCATTTTGGCCAAAACTTTAACGGCGGTGTGGCTGCTGGTACTGGTGATGGTGCTACTAACAAAAGAGTTGGTATCCCTCCTTCACACCCCAACCAGATCCCACCCATTTCACCTTATTCGCAGATCCCCATGTCCCGCCCTTCAAACCAGCAAATGGGTTCTCAGAGTTTTAACTCGGGACCAACTCATTCGCGGTCTTTGTCTCAGCCTTCATCCTTCTTTTCACTCGATTCATTGCCCCCGTTAAGCCCTTCACCGTTTCGTGATTCTTCATCCATGGCAGTCTCAGACCAAGTTTCCACCGATGTGTCGATGGATGAAAGGGATGCAGCTGCTTCACATTCTTTGTTGCCACCGTCGCCTTTTTCAAAGGCGAATTCTCCACGGCTTGGGGAAAGCTTGCCGCCGCGAAAATCGCATAGGCGCTCCAGTAGTGATATTCCGTTTGGGTTTAATACGATAATGCAATCTTCGCCGCCTCTTATTCCTTTAAGGGGTTCTAGTAAGCCAGCTCAGTTGGTGAAAAAGGAAACCAGTGATGGCAATGGTGAAGGAATGGGTGAGAGGAAATCAGAAGGGGAAGTTGTCGATGATTTGTTTTCGGCTTATATGAATTTGGATAACATGGATGCGTTGAATCCTTGCGACGGTAAGAACAATAATGGTAATGAGAATCATGAAGATTTGGATAGCAGAGCAAGTGGAACGAAGACGAATGGTGTTGATAGCAGTGATAACGAAGCTGAAAGCAGTGTGAATGAAAGTGGGAACAGTTCGCGTGGCGGAATGAATTCGACCGAGAAGAGGGAAGGGAACAAAAGGGCCGCAGGAGCAGACATTGCTCCGAGCGGTAGACATTATAGAAGTGTTTCAATGGATAGTTTTATAGGGAAGTTGAACTTTGGTGATGAATCTCCGAAATTACCACCTTCACCTGGGAATCGGCTCGGACAACTCTCACCTAGGAATTCAATCGACGGGAATTCGGCTGCCTTTAGTTTGGAGTTTGGAAATGGTGAGTTCACCGAGGCTGAATTGAAGAAAATTATGGCAAATGAGAAGCTTGCTGAGATTGCTATGACTGATCCAAAGCGCGCAAAGAG GATTTTGGCCAATCGTCAGTCTGCTGCTCGTTCCAAAGAACGGAAGATGCGGTACATTTCAGAGTTGGAACACAAGGTTCAGACTCTGCAGACTGAAGCTACCACATTGTCTGCTCAGCTAACACTTTTACAG AGAGATTCTGTTGGGCTTACAAATCAGAACAATGAGTTGAAGTTTCGTCTTCAAGCCATGGAGCAACAAGCACAACTCCGTGATG CTCTAAACGAAGCATTAACTGCGGAGGTCCAACGATTAAAACTCGCTACTCAACAGCTAGGTGGTGATTCCGACCCTTCAAAAGGCATGGTTTCCGAGCCGCTTTCTGTTAATCAGCAGATGTTCCAGCTTAACATATCTCATCAGATGCAGAAGCAGTCACCTCCACAGCCCCAACAACAGAATGGGAACACAACTGCAAAAACCGAGTTGAATCAGTAG